Proteins from a genomic interval of Chroococcidiopsis thermalis PCC 7203:
- a CDS encoding efflux RND transporter periplasmic adaptor subunit has protein sequence MPTSDSQVSVSNREELQTPPPSPRSQKRWWLLLMLLVGVGGVGLGRGLTPASQATAPAAAKPQPPRPIETIALTSGTATRSTSMLGQVEASESATVRTRTSGVVQQVLVQPGDRITPGMVVAILDDTDQRLAVAEARARLAQARSELARLEVGTRQEIIAQRQAEVRAAQAREQEAQDNSDRTRSLVNTGALSRRELVEAESRTDAARGERMQAQAELAEATAGPTREEIDAQRANVAAAESALNQAELALQRTRIRAVSSGVIQTRQVSSGDLVESGDEIATKVNGTQLDVFLEVPESLSGSVRAGMPVELTARALPNWRDRTTLTGIVPSADTASRRQRVRVRLSNPPANLLPGMAVQAQLQLPSNTPSFVVPRDALTRRENRWLVFTVADGKARQLEVELVADMGEKMAIANPQLSQGQAIVVRGGDGLQDGAVVKVDS, from the coding sequence GTGCCAACCTCTGATTCCCAAGTTTCCGTTTCAAACCGAGAAGAATTGCAGACTCCGCCGCCGTCACCCCGCTCCCAGAAACGGTGGTGGCTGCTACTCATGCTTCTAGTCGGAGTTGGAGGAGTTGGACTGGGGCGGGGATTAACTCCCGCCAGCCAAGCCACTGCACCAGCGGCAGCAAAACCGCAACCACCGCGCCCCATAGAGACAATCGCTTTAACTTCAGGCACGGCAACTCGAAGCACTAGTATGTTAGGGCAAGTCGAGGCAAGCGAGAGCGCTACAGTCCGCACCAGAACATCAGGAGTCGTGCAACAAGTGTTAGTCCAACCAGGCGATCGCATTACCCCTGGTATGGTTGTAGCCATCCTTGACGATACAGATCAGCGTTTAGCCGTAGCCGAAGCGAGAGCAAGACTGGCTCAAGCTCGGAGCGAATTAGCACGCTTAGAAGTCGGTACGCGGCAGGAAATCATCGCCCAAAGGCAAGCCGAAGTCCGAGCAGCCCAAGCGCGGGAACAGGAAGCTCAAGACAATTCAGACCGAACCAGAAGTCTAGTTAATACTGGCGCACTCTCGCGCCGGGAATTAGTCGAAGCAGAATCGCGGACAGATGCTGCTAGAGGGGAACGAATGCAAGCCCAGGCAGAGTTAGCAGAAGCCACCGCCGGTCCCACTCGCGAAGAAATTGACGCGCAACGAGCTAATGTAGCCGCCGCCGAATCTGCATTAAACCAAGCAGAATTAGCCTTGCAACGCACGCGCATCAGGGCAGTATCAAGCGGTGTTATCCAGACACGACAAGTCAGCAGTGGCGATTTAGTAGAAAGCGGTGATGAGATTGCCACCAAGGTCAATGGCACTCAGTTAGACGTATTTCTGGAAGTGCCAGAATCACTTAGCGGAAGTGTGAGAGCGGGTATGCCCGTCGAGTTGACTGCTAGGGCGCTACCCAACTGGCGCGATCGCACTACATTAACGGGTATCGTACCATCTGCTGATACAGCTTCCCGACGGCAGCGAGTGCGGGTGAGACTATCAAATCCCCCCGCCAACCTGTTGCCAGGAATGGCAGTACAGGCACAGTTACAGTTGCCCAGCAATACCCCTAGTTTCGTCGTCCCCCGCGATGCATTGACTCGGCGGGAAAATCGCTGGCTCGTATTTACTGTTGCTGATGGCAAAGCCAGACAACTAGAAGTCGAACTCGTAGCAGACATGGGCGAAAAAATGGCGATCGCCAACCCACAACTGAGCCAAGGACAGGCGATCGTCGTACGGGGTGGAGATGGATTACAAGATGGAGCGGTAGTAAAGGTTGACAGTTAA